One window of the Etheostoma spectabile isolate EspeVRDwgs_2016 chromosome 16, UIUC_Espe_1.0, whole genome shotgun sequence genome contains the following:
- the cdk2ap1 gene encoding cyclin-dependent kinase 2-associated protein 1 isoform X2, whose translation MDAPPQTKTVGSLQSPSAANLATLQSYRPLLSDYGPPSLGFSQGSSGSQVPQNKYAELLAIIEELGKEIRPTYAGSKSAMERLKRGIIHARGLVRECLAETERNARS comes from the exons ATGGATGCGCCCCCACAGACAAAGACAG TTGGAAGCCTCCAGTCTCCCTCAGCAGCTAACCTGGCCACGTTGCAGTCCTACAGGCCCCTCCTGAGCGACTATGGCCCTCCATCTCTGGGATTCTCACAG GGCTCCAGCGGCAGCCAAGTGCCTCAGAACAAATATGCAGAGCTGCTGGCCATCATCGAAGAGCTCGGAAAAGAGATCCGGCCCACATATGCTGGAAGTAAGAGTGCAATGGAGAGACTGAAAAGAG GAATAATCCACGCCAGAGGGTTGGTGCGTGAATGCTTGGCCGAGACCGAGAGAAACGCGAGGTCCTAG
- the cdk2ap1 gene encoding cyclin-dependent kinase 2-associated protein 1 isoform X1, which produces MSLGMSYKPNVHQHIPGTSGNQVGSLQSPSAANLATLQSYRPLLSDYGPPSLGFSQGSSGSQVPQNKYAELLAIIEELGKEIRPTYAGSKSAMERLKRGIIHARGLVRECLAETERNARS; this is translated from the exons ATGTCTTTGGGAATGTCTTATAAACCCAATGTCCATCAGCACATTCCGGGAACTTCTGGGAACCAGG TTGGAAGCCTCCAGTCTCCCTCAGCAGCTAACCTGGCCACGTTGCAGTCCTACAGGCCCCTCCTGAGCGACTATGGCCCTCCATCTCTGGGATTCTCACAG GGCTCCAGCGGCAGCCAAGTGCCTCAGAACAAATATGCAGAGCTGCTGGCCATCATCGAAGAGCTCGGAAAAGAGATCCGGCCCACATATGCTGGAAGTAAGAGTGCAATGGAGAGACTGAAAAGAG GAATAATCCACGCCAGAGGGTTGGTGCGTGAATGCTTGGCCGAGACCGAGAGAAACGCGAGGTCCTAG